A region of the Primulina huaijiensis isolate GDHJ02 unplaced genomic scaffold, ASM1229523v2 scaffold29509, whole genome shotgun sequence genome:
GCGAACTCAAATGATTTAATTTCGCAGCATAATTTGAAGCGACTCTATCTTTGCTCTAAACAACAATAAATCAGAAAACATAAAGAATTAGTCAGTTTTGGCTattgatatttatatattttctgcCGTCACAATTTGTCAAATTCTAAACGCTTCTGAAATTTCTCAGAATTAGTCACATTTTATCAACTAATGATAGTATGAAATTTCTCAAGAAAAAAAGAGTTAGACTAATtgcttttaattaaaaatttgtgtTTCGATTTCATCCATTTTCTTGGATTATGGGTGTGAAATAACGAATTGAGtcaaatttgaagaaaattttaaagttttaatttggatataaatatgtatatttgAACTCGAGTTcgattcaaaaattttaattttttgttcgaATATATTCTAATGAAAGCTCGAGTTCGAATTCGACTCGAAATATTCGAACTTGTTTGCGAAATACTCTAAAATAAAaacacaatatatttatttcatatataattatattatattaataaatattaatgatattttgttGTTCACAaattatcgaacaaaataatttgagatcgactttgattaaaaaaaattcgaacatgTTTGAGTTTAGTTCAAATTCGATAAtttaaaaaagagagaaatatttgtTGAAATGATAATTAGTTTACACCCTGTTTTGGACCTATAACATAAAATAATGTACAAAAGTCTAGCTACCTACCCAAGCGAAGccaaaacaagaacaaaacaaagaaacaagaAAGAGCAAGAGCCGCCAAGCTTTGCCCGACTGTTAGCGACACCAAATCGCCAACCTCATAAGGAATGAAAGAGACGCCGCTCTTGATTTCTTTGAAATGAAATATCCCTTTCTCATGTTATTTTTCTCCTAACAACTCGATTGCGTCCAGGATTATACAACTACCCAATTCGCATCTCGATTTCCATGGATTTATCAGTCAATTCTTTAGATTTTCAGCTCAAAAAAATTGTTGAACGGAAACCATGCGATGCATAAATGCGCTGATGCAATAAAGTTGATGCCAAAGCCATTTTTTCCTCCGTCAAGAATCCTTGGAATAAGCTCTGCCTCGGTTTCGTCGCAACCATCTTGAGATTCTTCCTTTCATTTTGCCATAGCATTTGTATATATAGCTGTAAGATCTGTCtatcttttatttctctatAATAGTAGCTGTAAGATCTGTCtatcttttatttctctatAATAGTATCTGTTTTGCACCATGTAATATTTCTTTTGGATATTTATTAGTGTAAGttgcatttttctttgattttattttctgggctcttcttctttttttttttccttttaatttttgcTGTTTATCGTATCCATTTAATTTTGTCGATTCGTATTTCATATTTGTTAATGAAACTTCAGTTATGGATGTATAGATTTGGGCTTCTTTTTACTGGAAGGTGTAAACGTCAGTCTATTGtatgatctttatttatttgttagatCTTTTTTTGTATCTCCCGTGTATAtagttttcttgatttgttcAAATCGATCGCTTTCGAGCTAAGCAGTTTGCATTGGTTAGGAAATATTCGTAGCTTTGCACCTCTTCTTGATAGAGAATGAAAGGGGTTCTTTCTCTGGTTCTCTCCACTTTAGATGCATTCATGTAAATGGCTAGTGTAATTAGTGAGATTAATGAATTATTTAGACCTTATCATTGAACCTGAACCTATGTTGATATATTTCTTCCTTTCAACGAAACCTATGCATGTGCCAGAATAGATGTTTGAATGCTTTACTGATCACTAGGTGAAAAAAGAATCAAACTTTCTCGAGTAGTTATTTTGTAAAACGGTTTCACGGGTCTTTATTCGTGAGTTGTGTCAATCATAACcatatttacaattaaaataaatatttttggtataaaaagtaatactttttcacgaGTGATTCAAATAGAATACTCGTGTCACAAAATTCACCCGTGAGACCGTGTCACATGAGTTTTGTGAACTTTTTATCATGCAAATAGTTAATACACTTGTATTTAAACTTATTTGATTACCTTGGTTCAGATTTAAAATGGCCGCAACGTCATTTCACCAAGCAATAGCTACTATACCATCTCGTGGTTACTTCAATACTACCTGCGGCAATCAAGAGAATGGAAATGCTTCTTTGAAGTTGATCTCAAAAGGTTTCAGGCTAGATGTCGCAATGTTGAGAACAGGAACTTATCGCTCTAAAAAGCAAAGTTTTTGTGTGATACAAGCCACAGGCTCTCAGACTACAGTGTTTGACCCTGTTTTATCCCCGTCGAATGGCACGCCAAGTGACTCCAAAAAGAAATCAAGTAATGTGAATCTTGCTGAAGATGAGATAGCTAACAATACTTGATAAGATTTTCTTCAAGTAGAATCTTAAAGGGTGtaaatttcaaatatgtttCCAGACGAAGCTGCATTGATCCTGATTCGGCATGGAGAGTCTATGTGGAATGAAAAGAATCTATTCACGGGTTGTGTTGATGTGCCTTTAACCAAGAAAGGTGTGGACGAGGCTATCGAAGCTGGTAAAAGAATCAGCAATATACCAGTCGACATGATCTACACTTCTTCTCTTATTCGAGCGCAGATGACTGCCATGCTTGCCATGACTGAACACAGACGTAAGAAGgtaaattatcaaatatttttctggGAGCAACAATTTAATGCTCTTTTTTTCTGATGGGTCTCACTATTTTCAATCTGCATTGCTGTCGATTACCTTTTTAAACCTCGAAAAGATAATGTAGCCATTTAAATACCTTTGTCTTGACTGTTATTCGTGCTCAAATATTGAGGAAATGAGTACTTTTGCAATACCTTGACTTGTCAAAACACATTAATCTCCATATAGGTTCCAATTATTTTGCATGATGAGAGCGATCAAGCGAGAGCTTGGA
Encoded here:
- the LOC140967868 gene encoding 2,3-bisphosphoglycerate-dependent phosphoglycerate mutase 1-like; amino-acid sequence: MAATSFHQAIATIPSRGYFNTTCGNQENGNASLKLISKGFRLDVAMLRTGTYRSKKQSFCVIQATGSQTTVFDPVLSPSNGTPSDSKKKSNEAALILIRHGESMWNEKNLFTGCVDVPLTKKGVDEAIEAGKRISNIPVDMIYTSSLIRAQMTAMLAMTEHRRKKVPIILHDESDQARAWSQIFSEETNKQCIPVVMAWQLNERMYGELQGLNKQETADRYGKEKVHEWRRSYDVPPPNGESLEMCAERAVAYFRENIEPQLLLGKNVMIAAHGNSLRSIIMYLDKLTSQEVISLELSTGIPMLYIFKEGRFIRRGSPVAPTEASVYAYTKGLALYRQKLDEKLS